The proteins below are encoded in one region of Opisthocomus hoazin isolate bOpiHoa1 chromosome 26, bOpiHoa1.hap1, whole genome shotgun sequence:
- the LOC142364248 gene encoding LOW QUALITY PROTEIN: homeobox protein Hox-B6-like (The sequence of the model RefSeq protein was modified relative to this genomic sequence to represent the inferred CDS: inserted 3 bases in 3 codons) produces the protein MSSYFVNSTFPVSLAAGQEPFLDRSPLYPSGYADPLRHYPTTYGATGVQEKGYTSSPYYSKAXGAYGRSSACDYGAGGFFREKDPACGPPQPGRGALRPEPRKSDCAQTKXVFGESEEQKCSAPVYPXMQRMNSCNSSSFGPSGRRGRQTYTRYQTLELEKEFHFNRYLTRRRRIEIAHSLCLTERQIKIWFQNRRMKWKKENKLLNSSQLSAEEEEEKTAE, from the exons ATGAGTTCTTATTTTGTCAACTCGACCTTCCCGGTGAGTCTGGCGGCGGGGCAGGAGCCCTTCCTGGACAGATCCCCGCTTTATCCCTCGGGCTATGCGGACCCTCTGAGGCACTACCCCACCACCTACGGAGCCACGGGCGTCCAGGAGAAGGGCTACACCTCCTCTCCTTACTACAGCAAAG ACGGAGCCTACGGCCGCAGCTCCGCCTGTGACTATGGGGCCGGCGGGTTTTTCAGGGAGAAGGACCCTGCGTGCGGGCCCCCCCAACCTGGACGAGGTGCCCTTCGCCCCGAGCCGCGCAAGTCGGACTGCGCGCAGACCA CTGTGTTCGGAGAGAGCGAGGAGCAAAAGTGTTCCGCCCCGGTTTACC TGATGCAGCGGATGAACTCTTGCAATA GTTCCTCCTTCGGGCCCAGCGGCCGCCGAGGCCGCCAGACCTACACCCGCTACCAGAcgctggagctggagaaggaattTCACTTCAACCGCTACCTGACCCGGCGCCGGCGGATCGAGATCGCCCATTCCCTCTGCCTGACAGAGCGGCAGATCAAAATCTGGTTCCAGAACCGCAGGATGAAgtggaaaaaagagaacaaattgCTCAACTCCTCGCAACTgagcgcggaggaggaggaggagaaaacggCGGAgtga